A genomic window from Salvia miltiorrhiza cultivar Shanhuang (shh) chromosome 5, IMPLAD_Smil_shh, whole genome shotgun sequence includes:
- the LOC131026488 gene encoding uncharacterized protein LOC131026488, giving the protein MTDAEFEVAFHNEFIVWFNHYVCRPCNDELNPYIRSLAAGPLREIETYSGYFVNGYRFHTTDHDRESATVNSGVCIKGSVYGSDRDVLDFYGRLQEVCVLEYPGYPIKQTVLFNCEWFDLSAQGTSIDTDFKLVSLNHTRRYKKYDPFVLASQVVQVFYCPYPSTNQSKKNWWSACKVNARSKVEVSTAASTSTLDQPFQEEVVTIMPTHTSVGIEQPLLLHPLGGVVEIEDDDEVEDDDSPLTSNDSDDDSSDAYE; this is encoded by the exons atgactgatgcagagtttgaagtcgcgtttcacaacgagtttattgtgtggtttaaccattac gtttgtcgtccttgtaacgacgagttgaacccttatattaggtcgcttgcagctggaccattaagggagattgaaacatactccggctatttcgtgaatggctacaggtttcacacaactgatcatgatagagagagtgcgactgtgaacagtggcgtttgcataaaaggctcggtctatggtagtgatagagatgtgctagacttttatgggcgtctgcaagaggtttgcgtgctggagtatccggggtatccaattaagcagacagtcttgttcaactgtgaatggtttgacttgtcggctcagggaacttctattgatacagacttcaagttagtttcactgaaccacacacgaagatataagaagtatgatccctttgttttggcgagtcaagtagttcaagtgttttactgtccctatcccagtacgaaccaatcaaagaaaaattggtggtcagcatgcaaagtcaacgcaagatcaaaggttgaagtgtctactgcagcatctacatcaacattagatcaaccatttcaagaagaagtggttactattatgcctactcacacaagtgtaggcattgaacaaccacttctccttcatcccctcggtggagtcgttgagattgaagatgacgatgaagtagaagacgatgattccccgttgacatctaacgatagtgatgatgatagtagtgatgcttatgaataa